In the genome of Solibacillus silvestris, one region contains:
- a CDS encoding RNA polymerase sigma-B factor (sigma factors are initiation factors that promote the attachment of RNA polymerase to specific initiation sites and are then released; sigma B is not essential for sporulation; rather it is required for maximal expression of ctc and csbA which are transcribed in the early stationary phase under conditions inimical to sporulation; induced by heat shock, salt stress, oxidative stress, glucose limitation, oxygen limitation and entry into stationary phase) — translation MSKESLPKNTSKEEVLNWIAEYQASGCEESQTNLVLHYQQLVESIARKYSHGKSYYDDIVQVGMLGLLGAIRRFDPSFGRSFEAFAVPTIVGEIKRFLRDKTWDVHVPRRIKELGPRIKAAVEALTTSLQRSPSITEIATYLEVQDEDVLEAMEMGRSYQALSMDHSIESDSDGSTVTLFDVVGREDTGYEVTNRRMIVADAMNVLNERERQIIQLTYLEQLSQKEAGERLGISQMHVSRIQRKAIKKLQDAITASGGVSL, via the coding sequence ATGTCGAAAGAATCACTACCTAAAAATACATCAAAAGAAGAAGTGCTAAATTGGATTGCAGAATATCAGGCGAGCGGCTGTGAAGAATCACAAACTAACCTTGTGCTCCATTATCAGCAGTTAGTCGAGTCGATTGCACGCAAATATTCACATGGTAAATCTTATTATGATGATATTGTACAAGTAGGGATGCTTGGTTTATTAGGTGCGATCCGACGATTTGACCCTTCTTTTGGCAGAAGTTTCGAGGCGTTTGCTGTTCCGACAATCGTAGGTGAAATAAAACGTTTTTTACGTGATAAAACTTGGGACGTGCATGTTCCGAGACGTATTAAAGAATTGGGACCTAGAATCAAGGCGGCTGTCGAAGCATTAACGACGTCCTTACAACGTTCCCCATCCATTACTGAAATTGCGACATATTTAGAAGTACAGGATGAGGACGTATTGGAAGCGATGGAGATGGGACGAAGCTATCAGGCACTATCCATGGATCATTCAATCGAATCAGATTCTGATGGCAGTACGGTAACGTTATTTGATGTAGTGGGTCGAGAAGATACAGGCTATGAAGTGACAAACCGCAGAATGATTGTAGCTGATGCGATGAATGTATTAAATGAACGTGAGCGACAAATTATCCAGTTAACATATTTGGAACAGCTTAGTCAAAAGGAAGCCGGGGAGAGACTCGGTATATCCCAAATGCACGTTTCGCGAATTCAACGTAAAGCCATTAAAAAATTACAAGATGCCATCACAGCAAGCGGCGGCGTCTCGTTATAA
- a CDS encoding anti-sigma B factor RsbW (binds to sigma-B preventing the formation of an RNA polymerase holoenzyme), whose translation MRAFDYIEIRVPAKSQYVSVIRLTISGLAMRVGFTYDEIEDLKIATSEAVTNVVHHAYKANEEGEVVIGCALFEDKIEIMVADYGVSFNFEEIKSKVGPYHENENVALLREGGLGIYLMETLMDEVKLNNEGGVTVFMTKYVSREQVKGNVERITT comes from the coding sequence ATGAGAGCATTTGACTATATTGAAATTCGAGTGCCTGCCAAATCGCAATATGTAAGTGTAATCCGGCTAACAATTTCAGGATTAGCGATGCGAGTTGGGTTTACTTATGATGAAATTGAGGATTTAAAAATTGCTACAAGTGAAGCGGTGACAAATGTTGTACACCATGCTTATAAAGCAAACGAGGAAGGAGAAGTTGTGATCGGCTGTGCGTTATTTGAAGACAAGATCGAAATAATGGTTGCAGATTACGGTGTCAGCTTTAACTTTGAAGAGATTAAATCAAAAGTTGGTCCATATCATGAAAATGAAAACGTAGCACTATTACGTGAAGGTGGATTAGGGATTTATTTAATGGAGACTTTAATGGACGAAGTGAAATTAAATAACGAAGGTGGCGTCACTGTTTTCATGACAAAGTATGTCTCGAGAGAGCAGGTGAAAGGGAATGTCGAAAGAATCACTACCTAA
- a CDS encoding anti-sigma B factor antagonist, translated as MNVNVQFREDGNVLKGYIEGEIDTYTAQILREELETVQIVEGRKIELDLSKVNYMDSTGLGIFVAFYKKVTRENASLKLVNLSNRLVRLFEITGLSELMSIEIDEELELK; from the coding sequence ATGAATGTTAATGTTCAATTTAGAGAAGATGGAAACGTATTAAAAGGCTATATCGAGGGTGAAATTGATACGTATACAGCCCAGATTTTACGCGAAGAGTTAGAGACTGTTCAAATTGTGGAAGGCCGAAAAATCGAATTAGATTTATCAAAAGTAAATTATATGGACAGTACAGGATTAGGAATATTTGTTGCATTTTATAAAAAAGTTACGAGAGAAAATGCATCATTAAAATTAGTCAACTTATCGAATCGTTTAGTTAGATTGTTTGAAATTACAGGTTTAAGTGAATTAATGAGTATTGAGATTGATGAGGAATTGGAGTTGAAATGA
- a CDS encoding phosphoserine phosphatase gives MKELQTQYQKILSDFLANQTERNLYIGQNFIRQLIQKKVAPEEVINIHKYAIEQIYPDLPEDISHSYDFLIEIMVHFGLTLKEHQSLLEQQEELRMEMNVATKIQNMILRTTVPMLNQIDIGMLSVPIRKMNGDYVHFLNNNNSVVSVAVTDVVGKGVPAALCMSMVKYGLDTLEYATKDPSYILEVLNRIIEKSVDDSMFVSMFYGTYNIKESKFTYGSAGHEPAIYYNARKNTFFDLESKGLLLGVMPEVTYPQYDIHLEDNDFIIMITDGVTDFRKQGELDPRDVIKNLALSCNHLSAQKMCEEMYTYLKNLPDFELEDDFTVVIFKK, from the coding sequence TTGAAAGAGCTGCAAACTCAATATCAAAAAATATTATCGGATTTTTTGGCCAACCAAACTGAGCGAAATTTGTATATAGGCCAAAATTTCATTCGACAGTTAATCCAAAAAAAAGTAGCTCCAGAAGAAGTAATCAATATCCACAAATATGCGATAGAGCAAATTTATCCAGATCTACCAGAAGATATTTCGCATAGCTATGATTTTCTAATTGAGATTATGGTACACTTTGGTTTAACTTTAAAGGAGCATCAAAGTTTACTGGAACAGCAAGAAGAACTGCGTATGGAGATGAATGTTGCTACAAAAATTCAGAATATGATTCTCAGAACAACAGTACCCATGTTGAATCAGATTGATATTGGGATGCTATCTGTACCAATCCGCAAAATGAATGGTGATTATGTTCACTTTTTAAACAACAATAACTCAGTTGTTAGTGTAGCAGTGACAGATGTTGTCGGAAAAGGTGTACCAGCAGCCCTTTGTATGTCGATGGTTAAGTACGGGCTAGATACACTTGAGTATGCAACGAAAGATCCATCATACATTTTGGAAGTGTTAAACCGCATTATTGAAAAAAGTGTTGATGATAGTATGTTTGTCTCGATGTTTTACGGGACATATAATATTAAAGAAAGCAAATTTACATATGGGTCAGCTGGACATGAACCTGCTATATATTATAATGCTCGTAAAAACACTTTCTTTGATTTGGAGTCAAAAGGTTTATTGTTAGGTGTCATGCCGGAAGTTACGTATCCACAGTATGATATTCATTTGGAGGATAATGATTTTATCATTATGATTACAGATGGGGTAACGGATTTCCGCAAGCAAGGAGAGCTGGATCCACGGGATGTGATTAAGAATTTGGCATTAAGCTGTAACCATCTTTCAGCTCAGAAAATGTGTGAGGAAATGTACACCTATTTGAAAAACTTGCCGGATTTTGAATTAGAAGATGATTTTACGGTTGTTATTTTTAAAAAATAA
- a CDS encoding serine/threonine protein kinase — translation MNAKSTVEIVTEWDIVAARQLGRNEAKAIGFGAVDQARITTAISELARNIYLYARSGEVTIERISNEEKVGLRIIAADKGPGISNLKKVMEDGYSTSGGLGAGLPGVKRLMDTMDIQSHVGNGTTIVIEKWVK, via the coding sequence ATGAATGCGAAATCTACCGTAGAGATTGTAACAGAATGGGATATTGTAGCTGCACGCCAACTTGGACGTAATGAGGCGAAAGCAATTGGCTTTGGCGCGGTAGATCAGGCTCGAATTACGACGGCGATAAGCGAACTGGCTCGAAATATTTATTTATATGCCCGATCCGGGGAAGTCACGATAGAGCGTATTAGTAATGAAGAGAAAGTTGGCCTTCGCATAATAGCGGCAGATAAAGGACCAGGAATTAGTAATTTGAAAAAGGTGATGGAAGACGGCTATTCTACTTCAGGCGGGCTTGGAGCGGGTCTGCCAGGAGTCAAGAGACTAATGGATACAATGGACATCCAATCCCATGTAGGGAACGGTACGACGATAGTTATCGAAAAATGGGTAAAGTAG
- a CDS encoding PemK family transcriptional regulator, whose protein sequence is MIVKRGDVFFADLSPVVGSEQGGTRPVLIIQNDIGNRFSPTVIIAAITAQIQKAKLPTHVEIDAKKYGFERDSVILLEQLRTIDKSRLTDRITQLDAKLMQEVDIALNISLGLVKF, encoded by the coding sequence TTGATTGTAAAACGTGGAGACGTTTTTTTTGCTGACCTATCACCTGTGGTAGGGTCAGAACAGGGCGGGACTAGACCCGTTCTTATTATTCAAAATGATATTGGAAATCGCTTTAGTCCAACCGTCATAATAGCTGCAATAACTGCGCAAATTCAAAAAGCAAAGTTACCTACACATGTTGAAATCGATGCGAAAAAGTATGGTTTTGAGCGTGATTCGGTAATTTTGCTTGAACAATTGCGTACAATTGATAAATCACGATTAACAGATCGTATTACTCAGCTAGATGCGAAACTAATGCAAGAAGTAGATATAGCTCTTAATATTAGTTTAGGACTCGTAAAATTTTAA
- a CDS encoding transcriptional regulator, giving the protein MGCSVEVLVLYAKELVEVEEVVIDIPNELVTQFERTFGRNTENGYMMAYLATQNYTKHMQPNQIREALIKGYVEMSQINLTICSECLHAEYEAEHMVERLVSGG; this is encoded by the coding sequence ATGGGATGTTCGGTGGAGGTGCTTGTTTTGTACGCGAAGGAATTAGTAGAAGTAGAAGAAGTAGTAATTGACATACCAAATGAGCTAGTAACGCAATTCGAAAGAACGTTTGGGCGTAATACTGAGAATGGTTATATGATGGCGTATTTGGCGACTCAAAATTATACAAAGCATATGCAACCAAATCAAATACGGGAAGCTTTAATAAAGGGCTATGTGGAAATGTCGCAAATTAATCTGACAATTTGCAGTGAGTGCTTGCATGCAGAGTATGAAGCGGAACATATGGTGGAGCGTCTCGTAAGCGGGGGATGA
- a CDS encoding alanine racemase has product MNTPIYYRPTKAVIDLQAITHNISSLQNYIGPTIQIIAVVKANAYGHGDVEVAKTAIEAGATMLAVATPDEAVHIRENFKDIDILVLGASPHTFIPFASAENIILTVFSTEWLQLAQQYTPLLNQQRLHIKVDSGMGRIGVSTKEELMELYTIINSSDDFLVDGIFTHFATADEEDSMYFDNQATLFKDFLGALPQKPRLVHVANTATALVKDPSLHYDAVRFGISMYGLLPSSYVGTKLPFPIKPAFSLQTELVHIKKMQAGQSVGYGATYTAEEDCYIGTIPIGYADGMIRKLSGQEVLVGGKRAKIVGRICMDQSMILLPEAYNVGEEVVLIGCQQQEEITIDDWAHKLQTINYEVPCVITARVPRVYK; this is encoded by the coding sequence ATGAATACTCCAATTTATTACAGACCAACAAAAGCAGTAATTGATCTTCAAGCAATCACACATAACATTTCTTCACTACAAAACTATATAGGACCGACAATCCAAATAATTGCTGTAGTAAAGGCAAATGCATATGGTCATGGAGATGTGGAAGTTGCAAAAACGGCAATTGAGGCAGGTGCAACAATGCTTGCTGTCGCAACACCGGACGAAGCAGTACATATTAGAGAAAATTTTAAGGATATTGATATTTTAGTTTTAGGTGCTTCACCACATACTTTTATTCCGTTTGCATCAGCTGAAAATATTATTCTTACTGTATTTTCAACAGAATGGTTGCAGCTTGCTCAGCAATATACACCACTGTTGAATCAGCAGAGACTTCATATTAAAGTTGATTCGGGCATGGGGCGTATCGGTGTTTCCACTAAAGAAGAACTAATGGAATTGTATACAATCATTAATTCTTCCGATGATTTTTTAGTGGATGGAATATTTACGCACTTTGCTACTGCAGATGAAGAAGATTCGATGTACTTTGACAATCAGGCTACCCTATTCAAGGACTTTTTAGGTGCACTGCCACAAAAGCCTCGTCTTGTTCATGTTGCCAATACAGCGACCGCATTAGTGAAAGATCCTTCTTTGCATTATGATGCGGTACGTTTCGGCATTTCCATGTACGGATTATTGCCTTCAAGTTATGTAGGCACAAAATTACCTTTTCCGATTAAGCCAGCCTTTTCCTTGCAGACAGAACTTGTACATATTAAAAAAATGCAAGCTGGTCAATCGGTAGGCTATGGGGCAACATATACTGCAGAAGAGGATTGCTACATCGGAACAATACCGATCGGTTATGCAGATGGTATGATCCGAAAGCTTTCTGGCCAAGAAGTGCTTGTTGGAGGAAAAAGAGCGAAAATTGTCGGCAGAATTTGTATGGATCAGAGTATGATTTTACTCCCGGAAGCATATAATGTTGGAGAAGAAGTTGTACTAATAGGCTGCCAACAGCAAGAGGAAATCACAATAGATGATTGGGCTCATAAACTCCAAACAATTAATTACGAAGTGCCATGTGTAATTACAGCTAGAGTTCCTAGGGTATATAAATAA
- a CDS encoding sporulation protein, producing the protein MKLRLLVVVVCCLFLAACGKATKDEVIEDVNKKWNDAKGYELSASMEVRTGAEPRIYDVKVWHTKPDFYRVAVNPKGESEQQLIVRNEEGVFVVTPSLRKTHKFQSEWPKQNSQAYIIGALADDLVSDSKAVMTEDDASYTFEVATRNVDQTALPVQQIVIDKKTMLPTKVSVMDESLQEQVVITFADIKLGVKHTAEEYAVEKFSEKEEKKAASAEVVDTEFSVYYPTIDWAHTKLTDEFEVQEDGNTRVILTFEGEKPFTLMQQPIQSDDTILPVSGDPADLGYTIGAITDNSIQWDKDGMTFFIASTKLTKDELLEVAASVQESSMK; encoded by the coding sequence TTGAAACTCCGACTGCTAGTAGTTGTCGTTTGTTGTCTCTTTTTGGCGGCGTGTGGAAAAGCTACAAAGGATGAAGTGATTGAGGATGTCAACAAGAAGTGGAATGACGCAAAAGGTTATGAATTAAGTGCTTCGATGGAAGTTCGGACAGGCGCAGAACCACGTATTTACGATGTGAAAGTTTGGCATACAAAACCAGATTTTTATCGGGTGGCAGTTAATCCAAAAGGTGAGTCAGAACAACAGTTAATCGTCCGAAATGAAGAAGGTGTCTTTGTTGTCACGCCATCATTACGTAAAACGCATAAATTCCAAAGTGAATGGCCGAAGCAAAATAGTCAGGCGTATATAATTGGGGCATTAGCCGATGATTTAGTGTCAGATTCAAAAGCGGTAATGACTGAAGATGATGCAAGCTATACTTTTGAAGTAGCAACACGAAATGTAGACCAAACAGCACTGCCGGTACAGCAAATTGTAATTGATAAGAAAACGATGCTTCCTACAAAAGTAAGTGTGATGGATGAATCTTTACAAGAACAAGTCGTGATTACATTTGCCGACATTAAATTAGGTGTGAAGCATACTGCAGAAGAGTACGCGGTAGAGAAATTCTCTGAAAAAGAGGAAAAGAAAGCCGCATCAGCAGAAGTGGTGGACACAGAGTTTAGTGTATATTACCCTACGATCGATTGGGCACATACTAAGCTGACAGATGAGTTTGAAGTGCAGGAAGATGGAAACACACGAGTTATTTTGACATTCGAAGGGGAAAAGCCATTTACACTAATGCAGCAGCCGATTCAATCCGATGATACAATATTGCCTGTATCTGGGGACCCGGCGGATTTAGGTTATACAATAGGGGCTATTACTGATAACTCAATTCAATGGGACAAAGATGGCATGACCTTCTTTATCGCTTCCACAAAATTAACCAAGGATGAATTACTGGAAGTAGCTGCAAGTGTGCAGGAAAGTAGTATGAAGTAA
- a CDS encoding holo-ACP synthase has product MIKGIGLDLVELDRIEKMIGRSAKFAQRILTERELAVFNTLSDSRKVEFLAGRFAAKEAYSKANGTGIGKGCELHQIEILKEEQGKPVLYFDGEQVNGFISITHTRTTAAAQVILMQ; this is encoded by the coding sequence ATGATTAAAGGGATTGGATTAGATTTAGTAGAATTGGATCGAATTGAAAAAATGATAGGACGTTCGGCGAAATTTGCACAACGAATTTTAACGGAAAGGGAACTTGCCGTTTTTAATACATTATCGGACTCACGCAAAGTGGAATTTCTGGCAGGTCGCTTTGCTGCAAAGGAAGCTTATTCAAAAGCGAACGGCACAGGAATTGGTAAGGGCTGTGAACTTCATCAAATAGAAATATTAAAAGAAGAGCAAGGGAAACCTGTTTTATACTTTGATGGTGAACAGGTGAACGGGTTCATTTCCATTACTCATACAAGGACGACAGCAGCTGCTCAAGTAATCTTAATGCAATAA
- a CDS encoding rhomboid family intramembrane serine protease has product MFIRRENFKQYITLYPVVSSIIAINLIVFVLTLIPGFGEELLYAGMSVNGLIAAGEWWRIITSMFLHAGFMHVLFNMFSLFLFGPELEKIAGKMRFLTIYFLAGIFGVAATYATQDAYYASVGASGALYGIFGAFGALVYYTRHLFPQLRQIILPLIVISIIMTFLTPNINIAAHLGGLVTGFILGVVYFNPKNMGRWRKQSIKRVK; this is encoded by the coding sequence ATGTTTATTCGTAGAGAAAATTTTAAACAGTACATTACGTTATATCCGGTCGTATCATCAATTATAGCAATTAATTTAATTGTTTTCGTTCTAACATTAATCCCGGGATTCGGCGAAGAATTACTTTATGCCGGTATGAGCGTCAATGGACTCATTGCAGCCGGTGAATGGTGGCGCATTATCACGTCCATGTTTTTACATGCAGGTTTTATGCACGTTCTTTTTAATATGTTCTCCCTATTTTTATTTGGTCCAGAGCTCGAGAAAATCGCCGGCAAAATGCGATTTTTAACAATTTACTTTTTAGCCGGAATTTTTGGTGTTGCTGCCACTTACGCAACACAAGATGCCTATTATGCCAGCGTAGGGGCAAGTGGAGCACTTTATGGAATTTTCGGTGCGTTCGGAGCACTTGTTTATTACACGAGACATTTATTCCCGCAGTTGAGACAAATTATATTGCCGTTAATTGTGATTAGTATTATTATGACATTTTTAACACCAAATATTAATATTGCTGCACATTTAGGCGGTTTAGTTACCGGCTTTATTTTAGGGGTTGTTTACTTTAACCCTAAAAATATGGGGCGCTGGCGCAAACAGTCCATTAAACGGGTAAAATAA
- a CDS encoding DEAD/DEAH box helicase encodes MTNFSELNISESTLRSIKRMGFEEATPIQEGTVTFAMAGRDVLGQAQTGTGKTAAFGIPLIEKIDPKNPNIQALVIAPTRELAIQVSEELYKLGYDKRVKLLSVYGGQEIGRQIRALKNKPQIIVGTPGRIQDHINRRTLRLDEVQTLVLDEADEMLNMGFIDDINAILENVPSDRQTLLFSATMPPAIRKIAETFMKDPEIVKIKAKELTMENIEQFFVKATEREKFDALSRLLDSQKPELAIIFGRTKRRVDELSQALGLRGFLAEGIHGDLSQAKRISVLRQFKEGKIDILIATDVAARGLDISGVTHVYNFDIPQDPESYVHRIGRTGRAGKSGVAVTFVTPREMGYLRIVEETTKKRMTPLRPPSSEEALVGLQEDAMQSLVELVQNNDLGTYRELAAKLLENNDALDLVAAALKSITKEPDATPVSLSEERPLPMRRDRSQGGGGRGRGGNDRNRGGGNRGGGDRRGGDRRREGGGGGSRSGSGSRDGGRREGGARREGSRDRRPRPRRED; translated from the coding sequence TTGACAAATTTTTCAGAATTAAACATTAGTGAATCGACATTACGTTCTATTAAGCGTATGGGGTTTGAAGAAGCAACACCAATCCAAGAAGGAACAGTTACGTTTGCAATGGCTGGCCGTGATGTTTTAGGCCAAGCACAAACAGGTACTGGTAAAACAGCTGCATTTGGTATTCCTTTAATCGAGAAAATCGATCCAAAAAATCCAAATATCCAAGCTTTGGTAATTGCTCCGACTCGCGAATTAGCAATCCAAGTTTCAGAAGAACTTTATAAATTAGGTTATGACAAGCGCGTAAAATTATTATCAGTTTACGGAGGTCAAGAAATTGGCCGTCAAATCCGCGCATTAAAAAACAAACCTCAAATTATTGTAGGTACACCAGGTCGTATTCAAGACCATATTAACCGTCGTACATTACGTTTAGACGAAGTGCAAACTTTAGTTTTAGACGAAGCGGACGAAATGTTAAACATGGGCTTCATCGATGATATTAATGCGATTTTAGAAAACGTACCATCAGATCGCCAAACATTACTATTCTCAGCGACAATGCCTCCAGCAATCCGTAAAATTGCAGAGACATTCATGAAAGATCCTGAAATCGTAAAAATTAAAGCGAAAGAATTAACAATGGAAAACATTGAACAATTCTTCGTAAAAGCAACAGAGCGCGAAAAATTCGATGCTTTATCTCGTCTATTGGATTCACAAAAACCAGAATTAGCAATTATCTTCGGTCGTACGAAACGCCGTGTTGATGAGTTAAGCCAAGCTTTAGGTTTACGTGGCTTCTTAGCGGAAGGTATCCACGGTGATTTATCTCAAGCAAAACGTATTTCTGTTTTACGTCAGTTTAAAGAAGGTAAAATCGATATTTTAATCGCAACAGACGTTGCAGCTCGTGGATTGGATATTTCAGGTGTAACGCATGTTTACAACTTTGACATTCCACAAGATCCAGAATCATACGTTCACCGTATCGGTCGTACAGGCCGTGCAGGTAAATCTGGTGTTGCAGTAACTTTCGTAACACCTCGTGAAATGGGTTACTTACGCATCGTAGAAGAAACTACGAAAAAACGTATGACTCCTTTACGTCCACCATCATCTGAAGAAGCATTAGTAGGCTTACAAGAAGATGCAATGCAATCATTGGTGGAATTAGTTCAAAATAATGATTTAGGTACTTACCGTGAGTTAGCAGCTAAGTTATTGGAAAATAACGATGCACTTGACTTAGTAGCAGCTGCTCTTAAATCAATTACTAAAGAACCTGATGCTACACCAGTATCATTATCGGAAGAGCGTCCATTACCAATGCGTCGTGACCGTTCACAAGGTGGCGGAGGCCGTGGCCGTGGCGGTAATGACCGTAACCGTGGTGGTGGCAACCGTGGCGGTGGTGACCGTCGCGGAGGAGATCGCCGTCGTGAAGGTGGCGGAGGCGGAAGCCGTTCTGGTAGCGGAAGTCGTGATGGAGGTCGTCGTGAAGGCGGTGCTCGTCGCGAAGGTTCTCGTGATCGTCGTCCACGTCCACGTCGTGAAGACTAA
- a CDS encoding carboxylesterase yields the protein MKIGVLFLHGFSGGPYEVQPFAHYIEQRIDWVVSIPTFSGHGDAENLAMKGYKAEHWMMEAEIAYRQLKKQVDEVIVVGFSMGGVIAMYLSIRYPVKKLVLLSAAAKYVSPTQLVKDIRAIAQDMVHNKLEENELFARYKFKFKNVPLSATIEFMKVVKKTEPYIKNIHCPTFIVQGELDGIVPSATAHILFQQIQSQQKQMYISDCGKHHICYSDDCEQWFDQVYQFLME from the coding sequence ATGAAAATCGGCGTTCTATTTTTACACGGATTTTCAGGCGGACCGTATGAAGTACAGCCATTTGCACATTATATAGAGCAACGAATAGATTGGGTCGTAAGTATTCCGACATTTTCAGGCCACGGTGATGCAGAAAATTTGGCAATGAAAGGCTATAAAGCAGAACACTGGATGATGGAAGCGGAAATCGCATATCGACAGTTGAAAAAGCAAGTAGATGAAGTCATTGTCGTCGGCTTTTCAATGGGTGGTGTCATTGCGATGTACTTATCTATACGTTACCCAGTAAAAAAGTTGGTACTCCTAAGTGCTGCAGCCAAGTATGTGAGTCCTACTCAGTTAGTAAAAGATATTCGAGCGATTGCCCAGGATATGGTGCACAATAAGTTAGAAGAAAATGAATTGTTTGCACGGTACAAATTTAAATTTAAAAATGTTCCGTTATCAGCGACGATTGAATTTATGAAGGTCGTGAAAAAAACGGAACCGTATATAAAAAACATTCACTGTCCTACCTTTATCGTACAAGGGGAGCTGGATGGTATTGTACCAAGTGCAACCGCACATATTTTATTTCAACAAATTCAGTCGCAACAAAAGCAAATGTATATTTCAGATTGTGGAAAACATCATATTTGTTACAGTGATGATTGTGAGCAATGGTTTGATCAAGTGTATCAATTTTTAATGGAGTAA